From a single Solanum dulcamara chromosome 4, daSolDulc1.2, whole genome shotgun sequence genomic region:
- the LOC129884659 gene encoding bidirectional sugar transporter SWEET17-like — MENLPFIIGVIGNIFSGLVFLSPVGTFNRIVKNGSTEDFDSLPYICTLLNSSLWTYYGIIKPGSYLVSTVNGFGVIVETIYIASFLQFAHPKMRNKTANLVGVLNVGILGTTLLLGQLFLHGQMRINVIGFLTAGLTIIMYSSPFGVVKTVVTTKSVEYMPFFLSFFLFINGGVWTLYAVLVSDWFVGVSNGTGWFLGAVQLVIYVIYRNPNYSSKQVVEDLEDQTACLLPPSSSSQTQE, encoded by the exons ATGGAAAATCTTCCTTTCATCATTGGAGTCATAG GCAACATCTTTTCAGGTCTCGTGTTTCTTTCCCCAGT AGGGACATTCAATAGAATAGTAAAGAATGGATCAACAGAGGATTTTGATAGCCTTCCCTACATTTGTACATTGCTTAATTCATCTTTGTGGACTTATTATGGAATTATTAAGCCAGGCAGCTACCTTGTCTCTACCGTCAATGGCTTTGGTGTCATCGTTGAGACTATCTACATTGCCTCGTTCCTCCAGTTTGCTCATCCAAAAATGAGA aatAAGACAGCCAACCTAGTTGGGGTTCTAAATGTGGGCATTTTAGGAACAACTCTATTATTGGGGCAGTTATTTTTACATGGTCAAATGAGAATTAACGTTATTGGTTTCCTTACCGCAGGTCTAACCATCATCATGTACAGCTCCCCTTTTGGTGTTGTG AAAACCGTGGTGACAACGAAGAGTGTTGAGTATATGCCATTTTTCCTatcatttttccttttcataAATGGTGGCGTTTGGACTTTGTACGCCGTGCTTGTCAGTGACTGGTTTGTTGGA GTATCAAATGGGACGGGATGGTTTCTGGGAGCAGTGCAGCTGGTTATATACGTCATTTACCGGAACCCTAATTATTCATCAAAACAAGTCGTCGAAGATTTAGAAGACCAAACGGCATGCCTGCTGCCACCTTCTTCCAGCTCACAAACTCAAGAGTAA
- the LOC129883977 gene encoding bidirectional sugar transporter SWEET17-like yields MTAHLILIRKNTAILAGVLNVGILVTTLLSAQFLLHGEMRISVIGFLSTGLNIIMYSSPLGDKKTVVRTKSVEYMPFLLSFFFFLNGGVWILYAVLVSDWFLGVPNGTGGFLGAVQLVIYAIYRKSNSSKQIVEDLEEGDQTERLLPPSSIPTQE; encoded by the exons ATGACAGCACACTTGATTTTGATAAGA AAAAATACAGCCATCCTAGCTGGGGTTCTGAACGTGGGGATTTTAGTGACAACTCTATTGTCGGCGCAGTTCCTTCTACATGGAGAGATGAGAATCAGCGTTATTGGTTTCTTGTCCACAGGTTTAAACATCATCATGTACAGCTCCCCTCTTGGTGATAAG aAAACAGTGGTGAGAACCAAGAGTGTTGAGTATATGCCATTTCTtctctcatttttctttttcttaaacgGTGGCGTTTGGATATTGTACGCCGTGCTTGTGAGTGACTGGTTTCTTGGA GTACCAAATGGAACGGGAGGGTTTCTTGGAGCAGTGCAGCTGGTTATATATGCAATTTACCGGAAATCTAATTCATCAAAGCAAATTGTCGAagatttagaggaaggagaccAAACGGAACGCTTGCTTCCACCTTCTTCCATCCCAActcaagagtaa